In Nitrospira sp., a single genomic region encodes these proteins:
- a CDS encoding FAD-binding oxidoreductase gives MISPDEYVRKREAVAQFLRTSNQTGTLALEKTTSNLFRQRTPEPRHKLDVRHFNQVIRIDPDERVAEVEGMTTYDDLVRETLPFQLMPAVVPQLKSITIGGALAGVGIESSSFTHGFVHETILEIDILLPDGTVVIATKDNEHKDLFFGFANSYGTLGYALKVNVQLVPVKKFVKLRHERYSDLNSYFHALGLVCRDRQVDFVDGTMFEEHELYITTGECVDRAEWLSDYTYRHIYYRSIQQKTVDYLTIHDYLWRWDTDWFWCSKHFFVQYPVVRWLWGRKRLCSTVYWKLRSRFNRSPFAQRVAKALTGRQEAVIQDVEIPLEHAAEFAGFFNREIGIKPVWICPVMADDPSASYPLYPMTPGKLYVNFGFWDAVSTDHEDGYFDKKVEAKVRELHGKKSLYSNAYYSREEFWQLFNEPAYRRLKARYDPAARMKDLYEKCVLKQ, from the coding sequence ATGATCTCGCCTGACGAGTATGTTCGAAAGCGGGAGGCAGTCGCCCAATTCCTTCGTACTTCAAATCAGACCGGAACCCTCGCCCTCGAAAAGACGACCTCCAATCTGTTCCGGCAACGAACTCCAGAGCCGCGGCACAAGCTGGATGTGCGTCACTTCAATCAGGTGATTCGCATTGATCCGGACGAGCGGGTTGCCGAGGTCGAAGGAATGACGACCTACGATGACCTGGTTCGTGAAACGCTGCCGTTCCAGTTGATGCCGGCCGTCGTGCCCCAGCTCAAGTCGATTACCATCGGCGGAGCCTTGGCTGGAGTGGGGATTGAGTCCTCCTCGTTCACGCATGGCTTTGTACACGAAACGATTCTTGAAATTGACATCCTCCTACCCGACGGCACGGTCGTCATCGCCACCAAAGACAATGAACACAAAGATCTGTTCTTTGGTTTTGCCAACTCCTATGGCACGTTGGGCTATGCGCTCAAAGTGAACGTGCAGCTTGTTCCCGTCAAGAAATTCGTCAAGCTCCGGCACGAGCGATACTCAGATCTGAATAGCTATTTTCACGCACTGGGGCTTGTATGCCGGGACAGGCAGGTGGATTTCGTCGACGGTACGATGTTCGAGGAGCACGAGCTCTATATCACGACGGGCGAGTGTGTCGACCGGGCCGAATGGCTCAGCGATTACACCTATCGCCATATCTATTATCGATCAATCCAGCAGAAGACCGTCGATTATCTGACGATCCACGACTACCTGTGGCGATGGGATACCGACTGGTTCTGGTGCTCAAAGCACTTCTTCGTCCAGTATCCTGTGGTGAGGTGGCTCTGGGGCAGGAAGCGTCTCTGTTCCACGGTGTATTGGAAGCTGCGCAGCCGGTTTAACCGTTCACCCTTTGCGCAGCGGGTGGCCAAGGCGCTGACCGGTCGGCAGGAGGCCGTGATTCAAGACGTCGAAATCCCGCTTGAGCATGCGGCGGAGTTTGCCGGGTTTTTCAATCGGGAGATCGGCATCAAGCCTGTCTGGATCTGTCCGGTCATGGCCGATGATCCGTCTGCCTCGTACCCGTTATATCCGATGACACCCGGGAAGCTCTACGTCAACTTCGGATTCTGGGATGCTGTGAGCACCGATCATGAGGACGGGTATTTCGACAAGAAAGTCGAAGCCAAGGTTCGGGAGCTGCACGGCAAAAAATCTCTCTACTCTAATGCGTACTATTCTCGCGAAGAGTTCTGGCAGTTGTTCAATGAACCAGCGTATCGGAGGCTCAAAGCACGATACGATCCCGCAGCCAGGATGAAAGACTTGTACGAAAAATGCGTGCTGAAGCAGTGA
- the cfa gene encoding cyclopropane fatty acyl phospholipid synthase produces MNPQHTIQELLERARVHIGGPESGDIMIHDERFYTRVLAEGSLGLGESYMDGWWDAKQLDEFFFLVDSAELDKAVHDKHLLLNTFKARLFNMQDKARSKRVAQCHYDLSNEFYEQMLGPHMQYTCGYWKKAQTLAEAQEHKLDLICRKLQLKKGERVLELGCGWGGFARFAATNYGCSVVAYNISEQQAAYARRWCAGLPVEIRLSDYREATGEFDKVAAIGICEHVGFKNYRTLMEVAQRTVKPHGLVLVHSIGNNASVSTSDPWFDKYIFPGGMLPSVAQLGAAMDGLFVMEDWHNFGPDYDRTLLAWQENVDRHRGEWDSTFDERFFRMWRYYLLSLAGAFRARTIHLWQIVMSKHGLLGGYESVR; encoded by the coding sequence ATGAACCCACAGCATACGATTCAGGAATTACTCGAACGAGCCCGCGTGCACATTGGCGGCCCTGAGTCCGGGGATATCATGATTCATGATGAGCGCTTCTATACGCGTGTCCTTGCCGAGGGTTCGCTCGGACTCGGGGAGTCTTACATGGACGGCTGGTGGGATGCCAAGCAACTGGACGAGTTCTTTTTCCTGGTTGACTCTGCCGAACTCGACAAAGCCGTACACGATAAGCACCTCCTCCTGAATACGTTCAAGGCTCGCCTCTTCAATATGCAGGATAAGGCGCGCTCGAAACGGGTTGCGCAATGTCACTATGACCTGAGCAACGAGTTTTACGAACAGATGCTCGGCCCGCACATGCAATATACCTGTGGCTATTGGAAGAAGGCACAAACGCTGGCGGAGGCACAGGAGCACAAGCTGGATTTGATCTGTCGCAAACTACAGCTCAAGAAGGGCGAACGGGTGCTGGAGCTGGGCTGCGGGTGGGGAGGATTCGCCCGTTTTGCCGCGACTAACTATGGTTGTTCGGTGGTGGCCTACAATATTTCCGAGCAGCAGGCGGCCTATGCGCGTCGTTGGTGTGCCGGGCTTCCTGTTGAAATCCGGCTCAGCGACTATCGTGAAGCGACCGGGGAATTCGACAAAGTTGCCGCCATTGGCATTTGCGAGCACGTGGGATTTAAGAATTACCGCACGCTCATGGAGGTGGCTCAGCGGACCGTGAAGCCGCATGGGTTGGTGTTGGTCCATAGCATCGGCAACAATGCCTCGGTGAGCACCAGCGATCCGTGGTTCGATAAATATATCTTTCCCGGCGGGATGCTACCTTCGGTGGCGCAACTGGGCGCCGCGATGGACGGACTCTTCGTCATGGAAGACTGGCATAATTTCGGCCCCGACTATGACCGCACATTGTTGGCATGGCAGGAGAATGTCGATCGGCATCGGGGGGAATGGGACTCCACCTTCGACGAGCGGTTCTTCCGGATGTGGCGCTACTACCTGCTGTCTCTCGCGGGGGCGTTCCGCGCCCGCACCATCCATCTCTGGCAGATTGTCATGTCAAAGCATGGCCTGTTGGGTGGCTATGAATCGGTCCGGTAA
- a CDS encoding acyl-CoA desaturase yields the protein MNSLSSESITQQSGSATIQWATAIPFILVHLMGLWAIQTGVSVELIVLAIASYYLRMLAITAGYHRYFSHRSYKTGRVFQFLLAVLAMTSAQKGVLWWAAHHRHHHKHSDQEQDRHSPVQRGFWYSHVGWLLTNEYDRTEFAIVKDLVKYPELRLLNRFHYVPPFLYALLIYMVWGFPGLVWGFFISTTVLYHCTFFINSLTHIIGRVRYDSRDGSRNSFILAILCCGEGWHNNHHYYQSSVNQGWRWWEVDFSYYLLILLSWFRIVWDLRTPPDHIKANIYAPGS from the coding sequence ATGAATAGCTTGTCCAGCGAGTCCATCACTCAGCAATCGGGATCGGCGACCATTCAATGGGCCACCGCGATTCCGTTCATACTGGTTCACCTGATGGGCCTGTGGGCGATTCAGACCGGAGTCAGCGTTGAGCTCATTGTGCTGGCCATTGCCAGCTATTACCTGAGGATGTTGGCCATCACGGCAGGGTACCACCGCTACTTTTCCCATCGTTCCTATAAAACGGGCCGGGTCTTTCAGTTTCTCTTGGCTGTGCTTGCGATGACGTCGGCGCAGAAGGGGGTGTTGTGGTGGGCTGCCCACCATCGGCATCACCATAAGCACTCCGACCAGGAACAAGATCGCCACTCCCCGGTGCAGCGAGGGTTCTGGTATTCCCATGTCGGATGGCTCTTGACCAACGAATACGATCGCACTGAGTTCGCCATTGTGAAAGACTTGGTGAAGTATCCGGAGTTGCGCCTCCTCAACCGGTTTCACTATGTGCCGCCGTTCTTGTATGCGCTGCTGATCTATATGGTGTGGGGATTTCCCGGTCTCGTCTGGGGATTCTTTATTTCCACGACCGTGCTCTATCATTGCACCTTCTTCATCAACTCCCTGACCCACATCATTGGACGTGTGCGATACGACTCCCGCGATGGAAGCCGGAACAGCTTCATCCTGGCGATCCTCTGTTGCGGAGAAGGCTGGCACAACAACCATCACTACTATCAGTCATCGGTCAATCAGGGGTGGCGCTGGTGGGAGGTGGATTTTTCCTACTATCTCTTGATCCTGCTCTCCTGGTTTCGGATTGTGTGGGATCTTCGAACCCCTCCCGATCACATCAAGGCCAATATCTACGCTCCCGGCAGCTAA
- a CDS encoding YajD family HNH nuclease, translated as MAADYRPQRKQTPREQALKLFPWICAHCGREFDGKKLSQLTVHHKDHNHQNNPPDGSNWELLCLYCHDNEHQRYQAVDAPGEAIPDPQQNPPSPFTPFARLAALLKRPT; from the coding sequence ATGGCAGCGGACTACCGGCCTCAACGGAAACAAACCCCTCGCGAACAGGCGCTCAAACTCTTCCCCTGGATCTGCGCCCACTGCGGACGCGAATTCGACGGCAAGAAACTGAGCCAGCTCACCGTCCATCATAAGGACCATAACCATCAGAATAATCCGCCCGACGGAAGCAACTGGGAATTACTCTGCCTCTATTGTCACGACAATGAGCATCAGCGGTATCAGGCCGTTGATGCGCCCGGAGAGGCCATTCCAGACCCGCAGCAAAATCCCCCGTCACCCTTCACGCCTTTCGCACGCCTCGCAGCTCTACTGAAGCGCCCCACCTAG
- a CDS encoding antibiotic biosynthesis monooxygenase, with translation MPHVLIIHEVEDYQKWKTIFDQAAGIRKTAGEIRYQLLRYDTDANRIVHFSEWSSLDNARRFFESPELVEIRRKAGVKAPDFLYLREIEHGLL, from the coding sequence ATGCCGCACGTGCTGATCATTCATGAAGTCGAGGACTACCAGAAATGGAAAACCATTTTCGACCAGGCGGCCGGCATCAGAAAGACTGCCGGAGAAATCCGCTATCAGCTGCTGCGATACGACACCGACGCCAACCGTATCGTGCACTTTTCAGAATGGTCGTCATTGGACAACGCTCGTCGCTTCTTCGAATCACCGGAGTTGGTCGAGATCAGAAGGAAGGCAGGAGTCAAAGCCCCGGACTTTCTCTACCTGCGTGAAATCGAGCACGGCCTGCTCTAA